Proteins encoded in a region of the Pieris rapae chromosome 12, ilPieRapa1.1, whole genome shotgun sequence genome:
- the LOC110999971 gene encoding DNA excision repair protein ERCC-5 homolog isoform X2, producing the protein MVKGYQDAKGAPLPNAHLIGLFQRLCKLLYFRIKPVFVFDGGVPDLKRQTIAKRQDNKLKYNSESERIKRELALLIGKKTAVGALLGKQISPKKINTNANDEDIFKLPELPQKETESDTESDDEDSSASTVDLHTVDLESQDFKNMPSKEKYDLLLELKETRKMNSWGKLHTLPKRSDSFSDFQMQRLLKRRKVQECIEETEKEIGDVGMSLNDLETLLNEEGINTNIEDFPSRRIASDQSTRYLLINNVKQALADAKKKKELELEKENKLENETVEVSSNEGTKFDELEDDLQKAIKMSLECVDDTEPSVRASTSNADESWTSCMTDSNSDYSDEEEEYLPQNITSAKAYIMQYSDFTHKAIDDIILVKNKQKAKAKEINVEEIIAQLNNEETIIEEHVEVSSEEELNKPQMLTSCFVEKNNIDDNVGDPTLSNTTIEVLQKTENNIVNDDSSIMYVENNKEDVISLDSSEENSKVIISLDDTSNLSNSSDDDFEEVSETDDRPKPVVQLTLNLEDEIEDDIFSDVFESKQEVSNIKLNQISSPTKIKTQPIKSPLKDVSVPPVKEIIAPKIDNEMAQDKTNVKTDTPINNINKNDECINDDQSTAESVNIEEISNMAGESSENSILKHPEAPKNHIEPITKERLETMEVEMENEQQELLHQKGRLDRVGRNISEQMTKDAQELLQVFGIPYIVAPMEAEAQCAFLEDAKLTDGTITDDSDIWLFGGKTVYKNFFNQKKHVLQFLSERIERSFNLSREQLILLALLVGSDYTTGVNGIGPVTAMEILASFPFNKKKLSELSNQAQYQQILTGLQEFKQWVRAGKRTDNIKLKKKLKNVSLTDEFPSIRVVQAYLEPYVEKSKEKFTWGNIDITILRDYTKDKFGWSQNKLDEIIKPVLKRLLDRKNQKTVHDYFKRKIVCESLDEQMSKRVKAAVQKMDPNSQNDVEDVSTKKDKKGKTARKRKVENDELKNIDGIVKVAKSDDKPEFNFIVPKTDACHELIPQKEKAKQSLLQNKMKAIEIFRKTKIDRKRKYTKKKPLLPKDKAELSESSDSN; encoded by the exons ATGGTCAAAGGATACCAAGATGCAAAAGGTGCACCACTACCAAATGCTCACCTTATTGGATTGTTTCAgagattatgtaaattattatattttcgaaTAAAACCTGTATTTGTATTTGACGGGGGAGTTCCTGATTTAAAAAGACAAACTAtt GCTAAAAGACAAGATAACAAGTTAAAGTACAACTCAGAATCAGAGCGCATTAAACGAGAACTTGCTTTATTAATTGGTAAAAAAACTGCTGTGGGTGCACTCCTGGGTAAACAAATATCTCCcaagaaaattaatacaaatgcaAATGATGAGGATATCTTTAAATTACCTGAATTGCCTCAAAAAGAGACGGAAAGTGACACAga ATCAGATGATGAAGATTCAAGTGCTTCCACTGTTGACTTGCACACAGTGGATTTGGAATCTCAAGACTTCAAAAACATGCCAtccaaagaaaaatatgaccttttattggaattaaaagaaacaagGAAAATGAACTCATGGGGAAAATTACACACATTACCAAAAAGAAGTGACAGCTTTTCCGATTTTCAA ATGCAAAGATTGTTGAAGAGAAGAAAAGTGCAAGAATGTATTGAAGAAACAGAAAAAGAAATAGGAGACGTCGgaatgtcattaaatgatttgGAAACACTACTTAATGAGGAAggtataaatacaaatattgaagATTTTCCCTCTCGACGTATAGCTTCCGATCAATCAACTCGATatctactaattaataatgtaaaacaggCTCTAGCTGATGCTAAAAAAAAGAAGGAACTGGAGttggaaaaagaaaataaattagagaATGAAACGGTAGAAGTTAGTTCTAATGAAGGAACTAAATTTGATGAACTTGAAGATGACTTACAGAAAGCAATTAAAATGTCTCTAGAATGTGTTGATGATACAGAACCTTCAGTAAGGGCATCAACTTCAAATGCAGATGAGTCTTGGACTTCTTGTATGACAGATTCTAATTCAGATTATTCTGATGAAGAAGAGGAATATTTACCCCAAAATATTACTTCTGCTAAAGCTTACATAATGCAGTACAGTGATTTTACACATAAAGCTATTGACGATATTATcctagttaaaaataaacagaaagcTAAAGCAAAAGAAATCAATGTTGAAGAAATAATAGCTCAGCTTAATAATGAAGAAACAATTATAGAGGAACATGTAGAAGTGAGTAGTGaagaagaattaaataaacctCAAATGTTGACCTCTTGCTTTGTGGAGAAGAACAATATTGATGACAATGTAGGAGACCCGACTTTAAGCAACACAACTATTGAGGTTTTgcaaaaaacagaaaacaatatTGTCAATGATGATTCATCTATAATGTATGTGGAAAATAATAAGGAGGATGTAATAAGTCTTGATTCATCAGAAGAAAATTCAAAAGTAATCATAAGTCTAGATGATACTTCAAATCTATCAAACTCTAGTGATGATGACTTTGAAGAGGTATCTGAAACAGATGACCGACCAAAGCCAGTTGTGCAATTGACATTAAATTTAGAAGATGAGATTGAAGATGATATTTTTTCTGATGTTTTTGAAAGTAAACAAGAGgtctcaaatataaaattaaaccagATTTCGTCacctacaaaaataaaaactcaacCAATTAAGTCACCTTTAAAAGATGTAAGCGTTCCTCCGGTAAAGGAAATAATTGCTCCAAAGATAGATAATGAAATGGCACAAGATAAAACAAATGTCAAAACCGATACaccaataaacaatataaataaaaatgatgagtgtaTAAATGACGATCAATCTACGGCTGAGAGTGTAAACATTGAAGAAATAAGCAATATGGCAGGAGAGTCTTCTGAGAATTCCATATTAAAACATCCAGAAGCCCCTAAAAATCACATTGAACCAATAACTAAAGAAAGACTAGAAACAATGGAAGTGGAAATGGAAAATGAACAACAAGAATTATTACATCAAAAAGGACGGCTTGATCGCGTTGGTAGAAATATTTCTGAACAAATGACTAAAGATGCGCAAGAACTTCTTCAAGTGTTTGGCATTCCTTACATTGTGGCGCCAATGGAAGCCGAGGCGCAATGCGCATTTTTGGAGGATGCCAAATTGACCGATGGCACGATTACCGATGACAGTGATATTTGGCTGTTTGGAGGAAAAACTGTATACAAGAACTTTTTTAATCAGAAGAAACATGTCCTTCAGTTTTTGAGTGAAAGGATTGAGAGATCATTTa ATCTAAGTAGGGAGCAACTGATCCTGCTAGCCCTATTAGTTGGAAGCGATTATACAACTGGTGTTAACGGGATAGGACCAGTAACTGCAATGGAAATACTTGCATCGTTTccttttaataagaaaaaacttaGTGAGCTGTCAAACCAAGCACAGTACCAGCAAATTTTGACAGGTCTTCAAGAGTTTAAACAATGGGTTAGAGCGGGAAAGAGAacagataatattaaacttaagaaaaagttaaaaaatgtatcgCTCACTGATGAGTTTCCTAGTATTAGG gtaGTACAAGCCTATCTAGAGCCATATGTTgaaaaaagtaaagaaaagtTCACATGGGGCAACATAGACATAACAATTTTACGAGATTACACAAAAGATAAGTTTGGCTGGTCCCAAAATAAATTAGACGAAATAATAAAGCCGGTTTTAAAAAGGTTGCTTGatagaaaaaatcaaaaaacgGTCCACGACtattttaaaaggaaaatcGTGTGTGAATCTCTAGACGAGCAAATGAGCAAGCGAGTTAAGGCAGCCGTACAAAAAATGGACCCTAACTCACAAAATGACGTTGAAGATGTTTCTACTAAAAAggataaaaaaggaaaaaccGCTCGCAAGAGAAAAGTTGAAAACGATGAGCTCAAAAATATTGATGGAATCGTCAAAGTAGCAAAGTCCGACGACAAaccagaatttaattttatcgtaCCAAAAACCGACGCTTGCCATGAATTAATTCCACAAAAAGAAAAAGCTAAACAGAGTCTATTACAGAATAAAATGAAAGCGATAGAAATATTCAGAAAGACGAAAATTGATAGAAAACGAAAGTATACAAAAAAGAAGCCATTGCTGCCAAAGGATAAAGCCGAGCTTTCCGAAAGCAGTGACAGTAACTAG
- the LOC110999971 gene encoding DNA excision repair protein ERCC-5 homolog isoform X1 codes for MGVTGLWRLIEPAGKPVPVETLENKILAVDISIWLHQMVKGYQDAKGAPLPNAHLIGLFQRLCKLLYFRIKPVFVFDGGVPDLKRQTIAKRQDNKLKYNSESERIKRELALLIGKKTAVGALLGKQISPKKINTNANDEDIFKLPELPQKETESDTESDDEDSSASTVDLHTVDLESQDFKNMPSKEKYDLLLELKETRKMNSWGKLHTLPKRSDSFSDFQMQRLLKRRKVQECIEETEKEIGDVGMSLNDLETLLNEEGINTNIEDFPSRRIASDQSTRYLLINNVKQALADAKKKKELELEKENKLENETVEVSSNEGTKFDELEDDLQKAIKMSLECVDDTEPSVRASTSNADESWTSCMTDSNSDYSDEEEEYLPQNITSAKAYIMQYSDFTHKAIDDIILVKNKQKAKAKEINVEEIIAQLNNEETIIEEHVEVSSEEELNKPQMLTSCFVEKNNIDDNVGDPTLSNTTIEVLQKTENNIVNDDSSIMYVENNKEDVISLDSSEENSKVIISLDDTSNLSNSSDDDFEEVSETDDRPKPVVQLTLNLEDEIEDDIFSDVFESKQEVSNIKLNQISSPTKIKTQPIKSPLKDVSVPPVKEIIAPKIDNEMAQDKTNVKTDTPINNINKNDECINDDQSTAESVNIEEISNMAGESSENSILKHPEAPKNHIEPITKERLETMEVEMENEQQELLHQKGRLDRVGRNISEQMTKDAQELLQVFGIPYIVAPMEAEAQCAFLEDAKLTDGTITDDSDIWLFGGKTVYKNFFNQKKHVLQFLSERIERSFNLSREQLILLALLVGSDYTTGVNGIGPVTAMEILASFPFNKKKLSELSNQAQYQQILTGLQEFKQWVRAGKRTDNIKLKKKLKNVSLTDEFPSIRVVQAYLEPYVEKSKEKFTWGNIDITILRDYTKDKFGWSQNKLDEIIKPVLKRLLDRKNQKTVHDYFKRKIVCESLDEQMSKRVKAAVQKMDPNSQNDVEDVSTKKDKKGKTARKRKVENDELKNIDGIVKVAKSDDKPEFNFIVPKTDACHELIPQKEKAKQSLLQNKMKAIEIFRKTKIDRKRKYTKKKPLLPKDKAELSESSDSN; via the exons ATGGGAGTTACTGGTTTATGGCGACTTATTGAGCCGGCAGGGAAACCAGTGCCGGTTGAAACCctagaaaacaaaattttagcTGTTG ATATTTCTATATGGTTGCATCAGATGGTCAAAGGATACCAAGATGCAAAAGGTGCACCACTACCAAATGCTCACCTTATTGGATTGTTTCAgagattatgtaaattattatattttcgaaTAAAACCTGTATTTGTATTTGACGGGGGAGTTCCTGATTTAAAAAGACAAACTAtt GCTAAAAGACAAGATAACAAGTTAAAGTACAACTCAGAATCAGAGCGCATTAAACGAGAACTTGCTTTATTAATTGGTAAAAAAACTGCTGTGGGTGCACTCCTGGGTAAACAAATATCTCCcaagaaaattaatacaaatgcaAATGATGAGGATATCTTTAAATTACCTGAATTGCCTCAAAAAGAGACGGAAAGTGACACAga ATCAGATGATGAAGATTCAAGTGCTTCCACTGTTGACTTGCACACAGTGGATTTGGAATCTCAAGACTTCAAAAACATGCCAtccaaagaaaaatatgaccttttattggaattaaaagaaacaagGAAAATGAACTCATGGGGAAAATTACACACATTACCAAAAAGAAGTGACAGCTTTTCCGATTTTCAA ATGCAAAGATTGTTGAAGAGAAGAAAAGTGCAAGAATGTATTGAAGAAACAGAAAAAGAAATAGGAGACGTCGgaatgtcattaaatgatttgGAAACACTACTTAATGAGGAAggtataaatacaaatattgaagATTTTCCCTCTCGACGTATAGCTTCCGATCAATCAACTCGATatctactaattaataatgtaaaacaggCTCTAGCTGATGCTAAAAAAAAGAAGGAACTGGAGttggaaaaagaaaataaattagagaATGAAACGGTAGAAGTTAGTTCTAATGAAGGAACTAAATTTGATGAACTTGAAGATGACTTACAGAAAGCAATTAAAATGTCTCTAGAATGTGTTGATGATACAGAACCTTCAGTAAGGGCATCAACTTCAAATGCAGATGAGTCTTGGACTTCTTGTATGACAGATTCTAATTCAGATTATTCTGATGAAGAAGAGGAATATTTACCCCAAAATATTACTTCTGCTAAAGCTTACATAATGCAGTACAGTGATTTTACACATAAAGCTATTGACGATATTATcctagttaaaaataaacagaaagcTAAAGCAAAAGAAATCAATGTTGAAGAAATAATAGCTCAGCTTAATAATGAAGAAACAATTATAGAGGAACATGTAGAAGTGAGTAGTGaagaagaattaaataaacctCAAATGTTGACCTCTTGCTTTGTGGAGAAGAACAATATTGATGACAATGTAGGAGACCCGACTTTAAGCAACACAACTATTGAGGTTTTgcaaaaaacagaaaacaatatTGTCAATGATGATTCATCTATAATGTATGTGGAAAATAATAAGGAGGATGTAATAAGTCTTGATTCATCAGAAGAAAATTCAAAAGTAATCATAAGTCTAGATGATACTTCAAATCTATCAAACTCTAGTGATGATGACTTTGAAGAGGTATCTGAAACAGATGACCGACCAAAGCCAGTTGTGCAATTGACATTAAATTTAGAAGATGAGATTGAAGATGATATTTTTTCTGATGTTTTTGAAAGTAAACAAGAGgtctcaaatataaaattaaaccagATTTCGTCacctacaaaaataaaaactcaacCAATTAAGTCACCTTTAAAAGATGTAAGCGTTCCTCCGGTAAAGGAAATAATTGCTCCAAAGATAGATAATGAAATGGCACAAGATAAAACAAATGTCAAAACCGATACaccaataaacaatataaataaaaatgatgagtgtaTAAATGACGATCAATCTACGGCTGAGAGTGTAAACATTGAAGAAATAAGCAATATGGCAGGAGAGTCTTCTGAGAATTCCATATTAAAACATCCAGAAGCCCCTAAAAATCACATTGAACCAATAACTAAAGAAAGACTAGAAACAATGGAAGTGGAAATGGAAAATGAACAACAAGAATTATTACATCAAAAAGGACGGCTTGATCGCGTTGGTAGAAATATTTCTGAACAAATGACTAAAGATGCGCAAGAACTTCTTCAAGTGTTTGGCATTCCTTACATTGTGGCGCCAATGGAAGCCGAGGCGCAATGCGCATTTTTGGAGGATGCCAAATTGACCGATGGCACGATTACCGATGACAGTGATATTTGGCTGTTTGGAGGAAAAACTGTATACAAGAACTTTTTTAATCAGAAGAAACATGTCCTTCAGTTTTTGAGTGAAAGGATTGAGAGATCATTTa ATCTAAGTAGGGAGCAACTGATCCTGCTAGCCCTATTAGTTGGAAGCGATTATACAACTGGTGTTAACGGGATAGGACCAGTAACTGCAATGGAAATACTTGCATCGTTTccttttaataagaaaaaacttaGTGAGCTGTCAAACCAAGCACAGTACCAGCAAATTTTGACAGGTCTTCAAGAGTTTAAACAATGGGTTAGAGCGGGAAAGAGAacagataatattaaacttaagaaaaagttaaaaaatgtatcgCTCACTGATGAGTTTCCTAGTATTAGG gtaGTACAAGCCTATCTAGAGCCATATGTTgaaaaaagtaaagaaaagtTCACATGGGGCAACATAGACATAACAATTTTACGAGATTACACAAAAGATAAGTTTGGCTGGTCCCAAAATAAATTAGACGAAATAATAAAGCCGGTTTTAAAAAGGTTGCTTGatagaaaaaatcaaaaaacgGTCCACGACtattttaaaaggaaaatcGTGTGTGAATCTCTAGACGAGCAAATGAGCAAGCGAGTTAAGGCAGCCGTACAAAAAATGGACCCTAACTCACAAAATGACGTTGAAGATGTTTCTACTAAAAAggataaaaaaggaaaaaccGCTCGCAAGAGAAAAGTTGAAAACGATGAGCTCAAAAATATTGATGGAATCGTCAAAGTAGCAAAGTCCGACGACAAaccagaatttaattttatcgtaCCAAAAACCGACGCTTGCCATGAATTAATTCCACAAAAAGAAAAAGCTAAACAGAGTCTATTACAGAATAAAATGAAAGCGATAGAAATATTCAGAAAGACGAAAATTGATAGAAAACGAAAGTATACAAAAAAGAAGCCATTGCTGCCAAAGGATAAAGCCGAGCTTTCCGAAAGCAGTGACAGTAACTAG
- the LOC110999973 gene encoding suppressor of hairless protein, translated as MPHQYGAGAGGLGGRPPSPPPQPGALYPRYAAAAGPGAGAYRPEERRLTREAMERYLRDRSDMVVVILHAKVAQKSYGNEKRFFCPPPCIYLFGDGWRLRRERMLREGETEQASQLCAFIGIGNSDQDMQQLDLNNGKQYCAAKTLYISDSDKRKHFMLSVKMFYGNGHDIGIFNSKRIKVISKPSKKKQSLKNADLCIASGTKVALFNRLRSQTVSTRYLHVENGNFHASSTQWGAFTIHLLDDNESESEEFAVRDGYVHYGSTVKLVCSVTGMALPRLIIRKVDKQMALLEADDPVSQLHKCAFYMKDTERMYLCLSQERIIQFQATPCPKEPNKEMINDGACWTIISTDKAEYQFYEGMGPVRSPVTPVPLVHSLNLNGGGDVAMLELAGDNFTPSLQVWFGDVEAETMYRCAESMLCVVPDISQFRGQWLWVRQPTQVPVSLVRNDGIIYATGLTFTYTPEPGPRPLCAPVDDVMRPEQAWHHETHRLPDNIQ; from the exons ATGCCACATCAGTACGGCGCGGGCGCTGGTGGGTTGGGCGGGCGCCCACCATCCCCGCCGCCGCAGCCAGGTGCCTTGTACCCGCGCTATGCCGCAGCAGCGGGACCTGGCGCCGGCGCCTATCGCCCCGAAGAACGCCGCCTTACTAGAGAAGCTATGGAGAGATATCTCCGGGACCGTTCAGATATGGTTGTGGTTATCCTACATGCTAAAGTAGCTCAAAAATCCTATGGTAATGAGAAAAGGTTCTTTTGTCCGCCTCCCTGTATCTATCTGTTTGGTGATGGATGGAGACTGAGAAGGGAAAGAATGCTCAGAGAAGGTGAAACTGAGCAAGCATCACAGCTTTGTGCATTTATTGGCATAGGTAACTCAGACCAGGATATGCAGCAGctagatttaaataatggaAAACAGTACTGTGCTGCTAAAACCTTGTACATATCAGATTCAGATAagagaaaacattttatgttgtctgtcaaaatgttttatggCAATGGTCATGatattggtatttttaatagtaagaGGATAAAAGTTATTTCTAAGCCGTCTAAAAAGAAACAATCATTAAAGAATGCTGATTTATGTATAGCGAGTGGTACAAAAGTTGCCCTGTTTAATAGATTAAGGTCACAGACTGTCTCAACAAGATATCTGCATGTAGAAAATGGCAATTTTCATGCATCCTCTACACAGTGGGGCGCTTttacaattcatttattaGATGATAATGAGAGTGAATCAGAAGAGTTTGCTGTCAGAGATGGCTATGTACATTATGGTTCAACGGTGAAGCTGGTATGCTCTGTGACAGGCATGGCATTGCctagattaataataagaaag GTAGACAAACAGATGGCTTTGCTAGAGGCCGATGACCCTGTCTCACAACTACATAAATGTGCATTTTATATGAAGGACACTGAGAGGATGTACCTTTGTTTATCACAAGAAAGAATCATACAGTTTCAAGCAACTCCATGCCCCAAAGAACCAAATAAAGAAATGATAAATGATGGAGCCTGCTGGACTATTATATCAACTGATAAGGCGGAATATCAGTTTTATGAGGGAATGGGGCCAGTAAG GTCTCCAGTAACACCTGTTCCGCTTGTCCACTCATTGAATCTAAATGGTGGCGGAGACGTAGCCATGTTAGAACTCGCCGGTGACAACTTCACGCCGTCTTTGCAAGTGTGGTTCGGAGACGTGGAAGCAGAGACAATGTACCGATGCGCTGAGTCAATGCTTTGCGTAGTGCCGGATATATCGCAGTTCAGGGGACAGTGGCTTTGGGTGCGGCAGCCAACTCAG GTACCAGTATCACTAGTAAGAAACGACGGGATCATATACGCCACTGGCCTAACATTCACCTACACGCCAGAACCAGGCCCACGGCCGCTCTGCGCGCCAGTAGATGACGTCATGAGGCCAGAACAGGCTTGGCACCATGAAACGCACAGACTACCAGACAACATTCAATAA